One genomic segment of Helianthus annuus cultivar XRQ/B chromosome 14, HanXRQr2.0-SUNRISE, whole genome shotgun sequence includes these proteins:
- the LOC110906331 gene encoding uncharacterized protein LOC110906331, which translates to MQNFKEAWEVLHKAYGGENRVKTVRLQTLRCEFDALRMKDSESIEDYINRTTVIVNQLRLNEERIEEQRIVEKILRSLTRKYESVVVAIEESKDLNAISTKELLGILQSHELRLKQYDDAPTEQAFQVQSNNYDRSRQPRSKNTGRGCGKGRGRFNRLIRCYNCQKLGHTAIFCNKRDENDRSGNVLLHKDEAEDENDETMFMIFNVEEVIKNDCWYLDSGCNNHMTGDKNLFISLNESERREVRTGDDKRLDVLGCGDVIIKVKGVGRRVQNVFYVEGLKHNLLSIGQLVQKGYEVRFSDQDARLKTRPESALEL; encoded by the coding sequence ATGCAAAACTTTAAAGAAGCATGGGAAGTTTTACACAAAGCGTACGGAGGCGAAAATAGGGTAAAAACGGTAAGACTTCAAACCCTAAGATGTGAATTCGATGCACTAAGAATGAAAGATAGTGAATCGATAGAAGATTACATTAATCGAACAACGGTAATAGTCAATCAGTTACGTTTAAATGAAGAACGAATAGAGGAACAACGTATTGTAGAGAAAATTCTCAGAAGTCTGACTAGGAAGTACGAGTCAGTGGTAGTAGCCATAGAAGAATCCAAGGATCTAAATGCAATTTCCACAAAGGAGTTACTTGGAATTCTTCAATCACATGAATTAAGATTAAAACAGTATGATGATGCACCAACAGAGCAGGCCTTTCAAGTTCAAAGCAATAACTATGATCGATCTAGACAACCTAGATCTAAAAATACAGGCAGAGGATGTGGTAAAGGAAGAGGAAGATTTAATAGATTGATTCGGTGCTACAACTGTCAGAAGTTAGGACACACGGCAATATTTTGCAATAAAAGAGATGAAAACGATAGATCTGGTAATGTTCTTCTTCATAAAGACGAAGCAGAAGACGAAAATGATGAAACTATGTTCATGATATTCAATGTAGAAGAAGTTATAAAGAACGACTGCTGGTATTTAGATAGTGGATGCAACAACCACATGACGGGTGATAAGAATCTATTCATAAGTTTAAATGAATCGGAACGGCGAGAAGTGAGAACTGGAGATGATAAGCGGCTTGATGTGCTTGGCTGTGGAGATGTAATCATTAAAGTTAAAGGGGTAGGAAGACGAGTTCAAAATGTattttatgtggaaggattaaaACATAACTTACTGAGTATTGGTCAATTAGTTCAAAAGGGATATGAGGTGAGGTTTAGTGATCAGGATGCACGATTAAAGACCCGTCCGGAATCTGCATTGGAACTGTAA